Proteins co-encoded in one Bacillus spongiae genomic window:
- a CDS encoding transposase gives HDRTGFERKFKIYECEDCSSCPFRSSCTKAKEGNNRKLMVNKNWEQQKEYVRAKLSEEKTRAIYRKRKIDVEPVFGFLKANLCFSRFSVRGKSKVENEMGLALMAVNLRKFTAIN, from the coding sequence CATGATCGTACAGGATTTGAACGGAAGTTCAAAATCTATGAGTGTGAAGACTGTTCCTCATGCCCATTTCGTTCATCATGCACAAAAGCAAAAGAAGGCAATAATCGAAAACTAATGGTGAATAAAAATTGGGAACAGCAAAAAGAATATGTAAGAGCGAAGCTTTCAGAAGAAAAAACGAGGGCCATTTATCGAAAACGGAAAATCGATGTGGAACCAGTTTTTGGATTCTTGAAAGCGAATTTGTGTTTCTCCCGATTTTCTGTACGTGGAAAATCGAAGGTAGAAAACGAAATGGGTCTCGCGTTAATGGCAGTGAATTTAAGAAAATTCACTGCCATTAACTAA